AAGGATAAATCACGGATGAACCAAACCCATATTCAGAGAATCTCGAACGAACTGAACCTCCAGACCCGCCAGGTCGCAGCCGCCGCCGCCCTCCTCGCCGAAGGCGGAACCGTCCCCTTCATCTCCCGCTACCGCAAGGAGGCCACCGGCTCACTCGACGAGGTCGCCATCACCGCCATCCGCGACCGCCTCGAACAACTCGACGAACTCGACAAACGACGCGATGCCATCCTCAAATCCCTCGACGAACGCCAGCTTCTCACCGACGATCTGAAAGCCAAAATCGACCACGCCGAAACCCTCGCCGTTCTCGAGGACATCTACCTCCCCTTCCGACCCAAACGACGAACCCGCGCCACCATCGCCAAAGAAAAAGGCCTCGAACCCCTCGCCGATCTCCTCTGGACCCAGGACCCAGCCGTCAACCCAGCCGCACAAGCCGCCCACTTCGTCAACGCCGAAAAAGGCGTCGCCGATCCCCAAGAAGCCCTCGCCGGAGCCCGTGACATCATCGCCGAACGCGTCAACGAGGACGCCGACGCCCGCGCTCAAATGCGCGACCTCTTCGCCGAAAAGGGCCTCATCAAATCCAAACTCATCGCCGGCAAGGAACAGGAAGGCGCCAAGTTCAAGGACTACTTCGACTGGTCCGAACCCATCGCCACCGCCCCCTCCCACCGCGTCCTCGCCATGCGGCGCGGCGAAAACGAAAAAGTCCTCACCCTCCGCATCGAACCGCCCGAAGAAGACGCCTTGCCCCTCCTCGAAAAACGCTTCGTCAAAAACCCCAGCCCAGCCGGCCAACAGGTCCGCCTCGCCGTCCACGATGCCTATAAACGCCTCCTCTCCCTCTCCATGGAAACCGAAATCCGCCTCGACAGCAAACGACGCTCCGACGAAGCCGCCATCGCCGTCTTCGCCCAGAACCTCCGCGAACTCCTCCTCGCCCCGCCACTCGGACAAAAACGCGTCATGGGAATCGACCCCGGTTTCCGAACCGGCTGCAAGGTCGTCTGCCTCGACGCCCAGGGCAAGCTCCTCCACGACGACGTCGTCTTCCCCACCGGCTCCGCCCACCAGACCGAACTTGCCGGACACACACTCCTCGCCCTCGCCCAGCGATTCGATATCCAGGCCGTCGCCATCGGCAACGGCACCGCCAGCCGCGAAACCGAAAACTTCGTCCGAAGCCTCGGACTGCCGCCCGCCATCGCCGTCGTCATGGTCAGCGAAAGCGGCGCCTCCGTCTACTCCGCCTCCGAAACCGCACGCGACGAATTCCCCGACCACGACGTCACCGTCCGAGGCGCCGT
This DNA window, taken from Phycisphaerae bacterium, encodes the following:
- a CDS encoding RNA-binding transcriptional accessory protein, translating into MNQTHIQRISNELNLQTRQVAAAAALLAEGGTVPFISRYRKEATGSLDEVAITAIRDRLEQLDELDKRRDAILKSLDERQLLTDDLKAKIDHAETLAVLEDIYLPFRPKRRTRATIAKEKGLEPLADLLWTQDPAVNPAAQAAHFVNAEKGVADPQEALAGARDIIAERVNEDADARAQMRDLFAEKGLIKSKLIAGKEQEGAKFKDYFDWSEPIATAPSHRVLAMRRGENEKVLTLRIEPPEEDALPLLEKRFVKNPSPAGQQVRLAVHDAYKRLLSLSMETEIRLDSKRRSDEAAIAVFAQNLRELLLAPPLGQKRVMGIDPGFRTGCKVVCLDAQGKLLHDDVVFPTGSAHQTELAGHTLLALAQRFDIQAVAIGNGTASRETENFVRSLGLPPAIAVVMVSESGASVYSASETARDEFPDHDVTVRGAVSIARRLVDPLAELVKIDPKSIGVGQYQHDVDQTALRKSLDDTVVSCVNSVGVEVNTASKQLLTYVSGLGPTLAENIVAYRNEHGPFPSRRALLDVPRLGPKAFEQAAGFLRVRDAQNPLDASAVHPESYSVVDAMAADLGCRVADLIRDEQIRRKIDVHRYVTDTVGLPTLTDILAELAKPGRDPRQQFEAFQFAEGVEKLQDVQPGMKLPGIVTNVTAFGAFVDIGVHQDGLVHISQLADRFVKDPNDVVKVQQRVLVTVLEVDLERKRIALSLKSDPDAAPARNEKTRDEKPRQRRDQPRPAQPKPQAGGWFSDALAKARQTDKRR